In one Jeotgalibacillus haloalkalitolerans genomic region, the following are encoded:
- a CDS encoding YugN family protein, which yields MHTFQSSIEGKEFPLILLEDRLKKEGYVIGGGWEYDHGHFDLLLNQEGEYLYLRLPFEAEGGELDKDDSTVRMLQPFLLCHQYDPDRDQDASSGAVSAAFNQFQSPENKDAQLSSEQIDQGQAALERAERLLS from the coding sequence ATGCATACATTTCAATCATCGATAGAGGGAAAAGAATTTCCACTTATACTGCTTGAGGATCGTCTTAAAAAAGAAGGCTATGTAATTGGAGGTGGCTGGGAATATGACCATGGACACTTTGATTTACTGCTGAATCAGGAAGGGGAATACCTGTATCTCAGACTTCCGTTTGAAGCAGAAGGGGGAGAGCTCGATAAGGATGACAGCACAGTCAGAATGCTTCAGCCATTTCTGTTGTGTCATCAATATGATCCTGACCGGGACCAGGACGCTTCATCCGGTGCGGTATCTGCTGCTTTCAACCAATTTCAATCACCTGAAAATAAAGATGCTCAGCTTTCCTCGGAGCAAATTGATCAGGGACAGGCAGCGCTTGAAAGAGCGGAGAGACTTCTCAGTTAG
- a CDS encoding glucose-6-phosphate isomerase produces MTSIRFDYSNALEFFGEHELTYLQGAVKQAHDALHEGTGAGSDFLGWVDLPVNYDKEEFSRIQQSAEKIRKDSDVLLVIGIGGSYLGARAALEMLNHSFYNALSKDQRKSPQVLFVGNNISSTYMRDLMDLLEGKDFSINVISKSGTTTEPAIAFRIFRKMLEEKYGKEEAKSRIYATTDKEKGALKTLASEEGFETFVVPDDVGGRYSVLTAVGLLPIAAAGIDIEAMMKGAADAREEYSSSELSDNSAYQYAAIRNILYNKGKTVEMLINYEPGLQYFNEWWKQLFGESEGKDLKGIFPASANFSTDLHSLGQYVQEGRRDIFETVVKVKNPRHELTIEEAESDLDGLNYLAGETVDFVNNKAFEGTLLAHTDGGVPNLILEIPAMDAYTFGYMVYFFEKACAVSGYLLGVNPFDQPGVEAYKVNMFALLGKPGFEEKKAELEKRLK; encoded by the coding sequence ATGACATCAATTCGTTTTGATTATTCAAATGCACTTGAATTTTTCGGTGAACATGAACTGACGTATCTGCAGGGTGCTGTCAAGCAGGCTCATGATGCACTACACGAAGGAACAGGTGCAGGAAGCGACTTTTTAGGATGGGTAGATCTTCCGGTTAACTACGATAAAGAGGAATTCTCACGTATTCAGCAGTCAGCAGAAAAAATCCGTAAAGATTCTGACGTACTATTAGTAATTGGGATCGGCGGTTCATATCTTGGCGCACGTGCTGCGCTTGAAATGCTGAACCACAGCTTTTACAATGCGTTATCAAAAGATCAGAGAAAATCACCACAGGTTCTATTCGTTGGTAACAACATCAGCTCTACATACATGAGAGACCTGATGGATCTGCTGGAAGGAAAAGATTTCTCAATTAACGTGATTTCAAAGTCAGGTACAACGACTGAACCTGCGATTGCTTTCCGTATCTTCAGAAAGATGCTTGAAGAAAAGTATGGTAAAGAAGAAGCGAAATCGCGCATTTATGCAACAACTGATAAAGAAAAAGGTGCACTGAAAACTCTTGCATCTGAAGAAGGCTTTGAAACATTCGTTGTACCTGACGATGTTGGCGGCCGCTATTCTGTACTGACAGCAGTTGGACTGCTGCCAATTGCAGCTGCAGGGATCGATATTGAAGCAATGATGAAGGGTGCTGCTGATGCGCGCGAAGAATACAGTTCTTCTGAGCTTTCAGATAATAGCGCTTATCAATATGCTGCAATCCGTAATATCCTTTATAACAAAGGTAAAACAGTAGAAATGCTCATTAACTATGAGCCGGGTCTTCAGTATTTCAACGAATGGTGGAAGCAGCTGTTTGGAGAAAGTGAAGGGAAGGATCTGAAAGGGATTTTCCCTGCATCAGCAAACTTCTCTACAGACCTGCATTCGCTTGGTCAGTATGTACAGGAAGGACGCCGCGACATCTTTGAAACAGTTGTGAAGGTGAAAAATCCGCGTCATGAACTGACGATCGAAGAGGCTGAAAGTGATCTTGACGGACTGAACTACCTTGCGGGTGAAACAGTAGACTTTGTAAATAACAAAGCGTTCGAAGGAACACTGCTTGCGCACACTGACGGCGGAGTACCGAATCTGATTCTTGAAATCCCTGCAATGGATGCTTATACATTCGGCTATATGGTGTATTTCTTCGAAAAGGCATGCGCAGTAAGTGGCTACCTGCTTGGAGTGAACCCATTTGACCAGCCTGGTGTTGAAGCTTACAAAGTAAATATGTTTGCATTACTTGGAAAGCCTGGCTTTGAAGAGAAGAAAGCTGAGCTTGAAAAACGTTTGAAGTAA
- a CDS encoding potassium channel family protein, giving the protein MIIQHISRLPKWIFLISALLFLIFSGGILAFIIEPQTFKTVGDGWWWALVTISTLGYGDLVPASAEGRILAAALLVIGAGLLSSYFFMFAALILRSQQSVREGAAAVSKSDHIIVVGWNARAYYILSRLDEDAIIIDQSLSTHPMYDQKQVDFIKGTAYQSSVLQKACVEKAKEIIITADQHLNEEAADTHTVLTILTAKQMNPSIRCVAELISTQLKEQAISAGADSIVLTKRVIGEALLSQHQPN; this is encoded by the coding sequence ATGATAATCCAGCATATAAGCAGGCTGCCAAAATGGATTTTTTTAATTTCTGCTCTGCTTTTTTTAATATTTTCCGGTGGAATTCTGGCTTTTATTATTGAACCGCAAACGTTTAAAACTGTGGGGGATGGATGGTGGTGGGCGCTTGTAACAATCTCAACACTGGGCTATGGGGATCTTGTACCTGCCAGTGCTGAAGGAAGAATACTTGCCGCCGCTCTTCTCGTTATAGGTGCAGGTTTACTCTCAAGTTACTTTTTTATGTTTGCAGCACTTATACTCCGCTCACAGCAGTCAGTCAGAGAAGGTGCGGCTGCTGTTTCAAAGTCAGATCATATTATTGTTGTGGGATGGAATGCAAGAGCCTACTATATCCTTTCCCGCCTCGATGAAGATGCCATTATTATTGATCAGTCATTGAGTACACACCCTATGTATGATCAGAAGCAGGTTGATTTTATAAAAGGAACAGCCTATCAGTCTTCTGTTTTGCAGAAAGCATGTGTTGAAAAAGCGAAGGAGATTATTATTACTGCAGATCAGCACCTGAATGAAGAAGCTGCTGATACACATACAGTCTTAACGATTCTGACGGCTAAGCAGATGAATCCTTCAATCAGATGTGTGGCAGAACTGATTTCAACTCAGTTAAAAGAACAGGCAATCTCAGCTGGTGCGGATTCAATTGTCCTGACAAAGCGGGTGATCGGAGAAGCACTTCTTAGTCAGCATCAGCCTAACTGA